In Nocardioides cavernae, a single genomic region encodes these proteins:
- a CDS encoding quaternary amine ABC transporter ATP-binding protein, with translation MSTMTDKATGTDASNGESALSVRNLWKIFGKGADSIIGTADAELSRADLKAKTGCVVGVKDVSFDVAPGEVFVVMGLSGSGKSTLVRLLTRLIEPTSGTVSLNGMDVTSASAGQLRDVRRNQVSMVFQHFGLLPHRQVIDNVAYGLEVRGVAKKDRRAKAGEIVDLVGLTGYEKSYPDQLSGGMQQRVGLARALAGDPEMLLFDEPFSALDPLIRRDMQNEVIRLHRELGKTMVFITHDLAEALKLGDRILIMRDGAIVQIGSPDEVVARPADDYVKDFVSEVPKSHVLTLKWVMREPRPGESLEGPALPITTIVRQAARAAIASEHPIRVMDGDRMVGVVDEEDIMRVVVAEEES, from the coding sequence ATGAGCACCATGACGGACAAGGCGACCGGCACCGACGCGTCCAACGGCGAGTCGGCGCTGTCGGTGCGCAACCTCTGGAAGATCTTCGGCAAGGGCGCGGACTCCATCATCGGGACGGCTGACGCCGAGCTGTCGCGCGCCGACCTCAAGGCCAAGACGGGATGTGTCGTCGGGGTCAAGGACGTGTCCTTCGATGTCGCCCCGGGCGAGGTGTTCGTGGTCATGGGCCTCTCCGGCTCCGGCAAGTCGACGCTGGTGCGGCTGCTGACGCGACTCATCGAGCCGACGAGCGGCACGGTGTCGCTCAACGGCATGGACGTCACGTCCGCCTCCGCGGGCCAGCTGCGCGACGTACGCCGCAACCAGGTGTCGATGGTGTTCCAGCACTTCGGCCTGCTGCCCCACCGCCAGGTGATCGACAACGTCGCCTACGGCCTCGAGGTGCGCGGCGTCGCCAAGAAGGACCGCCGCGCGAAGGCCGGCGAGATCGTCGACCTCGTCGGCCTGACGGGCTACGAGAAGTCCTACCCCGACCAGCTCTCCGGCGGCATGCAGCAGCGGGTCGGCCTGGCCCGGGCCCTCGCGGGCGACCCGGAGATGCTGCTCTTCGACGAGCCGTTCTCGGCGCTCGACCCGCTCATCCGGCGCGACATGCAGAACGAGGTCATCCGCCTGCACCGCGAGCTGGGCAAGACGATGGTCTTCATCACCCACGACCTGGCCGAGGCGCTCAAGCTCGGTGACCGGATCCTCATCATGCGCGATGGCGCCATCGTCCAGATCGGCTCGCCCGACGAGGTCGTGGCGCGGCCGGCCGACGACTATGTCAAGGACTTCGTCTCCGAGGTGCCCAAGTCGCACGTGCTGACCCTGAAGTGGGTGATGCGCGAACCGCGGCCCGGTGAGTCCCTCGAGGGCCCCGCGCTGCCGATCACCACGATCGTCCGGCAGGCCGCCCGGGCCGCCATCGCGTCGGAGCATCCGATCCGGGTGATGGACGGCGACCGGATGGTGGGCGTCGTCGACGAGGAGGACATCATGCGCGTGGTCGTGGCCGAGGAGGAGTCGTGA
- the purU gene encoding formyltetrahydrofolate deformylase, translated as MSDFVLTLSCPDRPGIVHAVSGYLVDQGANIVESQQFGDRLTSRFFMRIGFSTATPTDADPLREAFAPTAQRFGMHFELWAADAPYRTLIMVSKHLHCLNDLLFRASTGAVQIDIPAVVSNHPDAGPLVRSYGIEFHHVPVTSATKSDAEEQLMEIVDSTGSHLVVLARYMQVLSDDLCRRLSGRAINIHHSFLPSFKGARPYHQAFDRGVKLVGATAHYVTADLDEGPIIEQDVLRVDHGYDQDQLVAAGRDVEAQVLSRAVRWHAQSRVLLNGDRTVVFR; from the coding sequence GTGAGCGACTTCGTCCTGACCCTGTCCTGCCCCGACCGTCCGGGGATCGTCCACGCAGTCAGCGGCTACCTCGTCGACCAGGGCGCCAACATCGTCGAGAGCCAGCAGTTCGGCGACCGCCTGACCAGCCGCTTCTTCATGCGGATCGGCTTCAGCACCGCCACCCCGACCGACGCCGACCCCCTCCGCGAGGCGTTCGCGCCGACCGCCCAGAGATTCGGCATGCACTTCGAGCTGTGGGCCGCCGACGCGCCCTACCGGACGCTCATCATGGTGTCGAAGCACCTGCACTGCCTCAACGACCTGCTCTTCCGCGCCAGCACGGGGGCGGTGCAGATCGACATCCCGGCCGTCGTCTCCAACCACCCCGACGCCGGTCCGCTCGTCCGGTCGTACGGCATCGAGTTCCACCACGTGCCCGTGACGTCAGCGACCAAGTCCGACGCCGAGGAGCAGCTCATGGAGATCGTCGACTCCACGGGCAGCCACCTCGTCGTGCTCGCCCGCTACATGCAGGTGCTGTCCGACGACCTGTGCCGCCGGCTGTCCGGGCGCGCGATCAACATCCACCACTCGTTCCTGCCGAGCTTCAAGGGCGCCCGGCCCTACCACCAGGCCTTCGACCGCGGGGTCAAGCTGGTGGGCGCCACGGCCCACTACGTCACCGCCGACCTCGACGAGGGACCGATCATCGAGCAGGACGTCCTGCGCGTGGACCACGGCTACGACCAGGACCAGCTCGTCGCGGCAGGACGCGACGTCGAGGCCCAGGTCCTGTCCCGCGCCGTGCGCTGGCACGCGCAGTCACGCGTCCTGCTCAACGGCGATCGCACCGTCGTCTTCCGCTGA
- the betA gene encoding choline dehydrogenase: protein MGADRYDVVIVGGGSAGCALANRLSADPGTSVLVLEAGRTDRFDPLIHAPAALPFPIGNPLYDWKYESEPEPAMDGRRIYHARGKVLGGSSSINGMIFQRGNPMDYERWAGEPGMESWDYRHCLPYFKRMESLILPDGQVGADAWRGGSGPLKLERSPATNPLFSAFFEAAQQAGYRLTDDVNGYRQEGFGRFDRNIVKGVRMSAARAYLHPVMKRKNLTVETFAHATRIRFEGRRAVGVDYLRAGRRHEQVRAGEVILCGGAINSPQLLQLSGVGNPEHLRPLGVEMVHDLPGVGENLQDHLEVYIQYSSLQPVSIVEGLKWRNRPLIGLEWLLKRTGTAASNHFEGGGFCRSNEDVDWPNLMFHFLPIAIRYDGSAPAGQDKYAHGYQVHIGPMYADTRGWVRISSTDPRQKPKMLFNYLSTHNDRREWVEAVRVARDILNQPAFAPFNGGELSPGPVVGTDEEILDWVRKDAETALHPSCTAKMGTDDLSVTDPTSMRVHGTEGLRVVDASVFPFVTNGNIYAPVMMVAEKAADLIAGNTPLPAADVPYYRHRDGTPPYPPGDSRNDEEQP from the coding sequence ATGGGAGCGGACCGGTACGACGTCGTCATCGTGGGAGGTGGCTCGGCCGGGTGCGCGCTCGCCAACCGGCTCTCCGCCGACCCCGGCACCTCGGTGCTGGTCCTCGAGGCCGGACGCACCGACCGGTTCGACCCGCTGATCCACGCCCCGGCGGCCCTGCCGTTCCCGATCGGCAACCCGCTCTACGACTGGAAGTACGAGTCCGAGCCGGAGCCGGCGATGGACGGTCGCCGGATCTACCACGCCCGCGGCAAGGTGCTCGGTGGGTCGTCCTCGATCAACGGGATGATCTTCCAGCGCGGCAACCCGATGGACTACGAGCGGTGGGCCGGTGAGCCCGGCATGGAGTCGTGGGACTACCGGCACTGTCTGCCCTACTTCAAGCGGATGGAGTCGCTGATCCTGCCCGACGGGCAGGTCGGGGCCGACGCGTGGCGCGGCGGGTCGGGACCGCTGAAGCTCGAGCGGAGCCCGGCCACCAACCCGCTCTTCAGCGCGTTCTTCGAGGCCGCCCAGCAGGCCGGCTACCGCTTGACCGACGACGTCAACGGCTACCGGCAGGAGGGCTTCGGGCGCTTCGACCGCAACATCGTCAAGGGCGTTCGGATGTCCGCGGCCCGGGCCTACCTGCACCCGGTGATGAAGCGCAAGAACCTCACCGTCGAGACCTTCGCCCACGCCACGCGGATCCGCTTCGAGGGCCGCCGGGCCGTCGGCGTCGACTACCTCCGCGCCGGCCGGCGGCACGAGCAGGTCCGCGCGGGCGAGGTCATCCTGTGTGGCGGCGCGATCAACTCCCCGCAGCTGCTGCAGCTCTCGGGCGTCGGCAACCCCGAGCACCTCCGCCCGCTCGGGGTGGAGATGGTCCACGACCTTCCCGGCGTGGGGGAGAACCTCCAGGACCACCTCGAGGTCTACATCCAGTACTCCTCGCTCCAGCCGGTGTCGATCGTCGAGGGGCTGAAGTGGCGCAACCGCCCCCTGATCGGGCTCGAGTGGCTGCTCAAGCGGACCGGAACGGCCGCGTCCAACCACTTCGAGGGCGGCGGCTTCTGCCGGTCCAACGAGGATGTCGACTGGCCCAACCTGATGTTCCACTTCCTGCCCATCGCGATCCGCTACGACGGCTCGGCGCCGGCCGGGCAGGACAAGTACGCCCACGGCTACCAGGTCCACATCGGCCCGATGTACGCCGACACCCGCGGGTGGGTGCGCATCTCCTCCACGGACCCGCGGCAGAAGCCGAAGATGCTCTTCAACTACCTGTCCACCCACAACGACCGTCGAGAGTGGGTCGAGGCGGTGCGCGTGGCGCGCGACATCCTCAACCAGCCCGCCTTCGCCCCGTTCAACGGCGGCGAGCTCTCGCCCGGGCCGGTGGTGGGGACCGACGAGGAGATACTCGACTGGGTGCGCAAGGACGCCGAGACCGCACTCCACCCCTCGTGCACCGCGAAGATGGGCACCGACGACCTCTCGGTCACCGATCCCACCAGCATGCGCGTGCACGGCACCGAGGGCCTGCGGGTCGTCGACGCCAGCGTCTTCCCCTTCGTCACCAACGGCAACATCTACGCCCCCGTGATGATGGTCGCCGAGAAGGCGGCCGACCTGATCGCGGGCAACACCCCGTTGCCCGCGGCCGACGTGCCCTACTACCGGCACCGCGACGGCACTCCGCCGTACCCGCCGGGCGACAGTCGCAACGACGAGGAGCAGCCATGA
- a CDS encoding IclR family transcriptional regulator, with protein MRNSDETGAGGGGVQSVDRALSILEVLARTGESGVTEIASQLSVHKSTAFRLMATLESHRLVEQTGDRGRYRLGVGILRLAGATTARLDLVQEARPICRQLAADTGETVNVAVLADGSALYLDQVAGTSALQPHNWVGQHIPLHATSNGKVLLSGLDEAELEQALGALTTYTAQTITGLPQLREELARVRDQGYAVAIDELEVGLTAVAAPVRNAHGDVVASMSVSGPSFRLGPDRINEVIALLEEAAGEVSHRLGWGHR; from the coding sequence ATGCGCAACAGCGACGAGACCGGCGCCGGAGGCGGTGGCGTCCAGTCCGTCGACCGTGCGCTGAGCATCCTGGAGGTGCTCGCGCGCACCGGCGAGTCGGGGGTCACCGAGATCGCGAGCCAGCTCAGCGTCCACAAGAGCACGGCGTTCCGCCTGATGGCGACGCTCGAGTCACACCGGCTGGTCGAGCAGACGGGCGACCGCGGGCGCTACCGCCTCGGGGTCGGCATCCTCCGCCTGGCCGGCGCCACCACGGCCCGGCTCGACCTGGTGCAGGAGGCGCGTCCGATCTGCCGCCAGCTCGCCGCCGACACCGGCGAGACGGTCAACGTCGCGGTGCTCGCCGACGGGTCCGCGCTCTACCTCGACCAGGTGGCCGGCACCTCTGCGCTGCAGCCCCACAACTGGGTCGGGCAGCACATCCCGTTGCACGCGACCAGCAACGGCAAGGTCCTGCTGAGCGGCCTCGACGAGGCGGAGCTCGAGCAGGCGCTCGGCGCGCTGACGACGTACACCGCCCAGACGATCACCGGACTTCCGCAGCTGCGCGAGGAGCTCGCCCGGGTCCGGGACCAGGGCTACGCCGTCGCGATCGACGAGCTCGAGGTCGGACTGACGGCCGTGGCGGCCCCGGTCCGCAACGCCCACGGGGACGTGGTGGCGTCGATGAGCGTGTCGGGCCCGTCGTTCCGCCTCGGTCCGGACCGGATCAACGAGGTCATCGCCCTGCTCGAGGAAGCAGCCGGTGAGGTGTCGCACCGGCTCGGTTGGGGTCATCGATAG
- a CDS encoding ABC transporter permease has product MTATAPAPAARKPVEPGAEPPPPERTSVSRWIPAAVIVAVWIVVYFLTEGTDTLALPGVARTDLHDRLTEFNNDLLASRDTNPIMQFTNSISDLLRSVFEWVQRMVVVPNPPRPVPEIGWLGVVAIATYVGFVIANWRIAVLVCLSFLSFGVFGFWQDSLDLLIVTGISVAIVILLGMPLAVLVGTSARANKVITVVLDLMQTMPTFVYLLPVVLFFGIGVSAAVVSTMIYALPPLVRIAGFGIREVPTTTIEATDSAGQTYWQRLFKVQLPMARKTIIVGLNQTTLAALSMATLAAFVNGPGLGKPVLAGLRINDVGAAFVPGALIVVMAVMLDRTTTAASERSEKVARGGGGNIRQRRILLAAGGVGTLVAVYLSRTYIGLAEFPVYTIGDKVATVVNDVMDWVTSTFGGVTGAFKDYVTEWLLNPMQSLLAESPWYVSFIGIAALALVFGGARAFVSALVCLTGIWYFDLWHDAMITLTMTLVATVLVMILALVFGVWMARDRKVDLGIRPLLDAGQTIPPFVYLIPVLALFGPSRFTAIVAGVVYAAPAAIKLVADGVKGVSPTTIEAGRSTGQTTWQEITKVQLPMAKGSLVLATNQGLLYVLSMTVIGGLVGAGALGYDVVYGFSRSEAWGKGLAAGITIVLLGVMLDRITRAAADVRRDDGAGPRRAFHTRLPIGFPGDRKVVET; this is encoded by the coding sequence GTGACCGCCACCGCCCCGGCCCCTGCCGCGCGCAAGCCCGTCGAGCCCGGGGCCGAGCCGCCGCCCCCCGAACGCACGTCGGTCAGCCGCTGGATCCCCGCCGCCGTGATCGTCGCCGTCTGGATCGTCGTCTACTTCCTCACCGAGGGCACCGACACCCTGGCCCTGCCCGGCGTCGCGCGCACCGACCTGCACGACCGGCTCACCGAGTTCAACAACGACCTCCTCGCGAGTCGCGACACCAACCCGATCATGCAGTTCACCAACTCGATCTCCGACCTGTTGCGCAGTGTCTTCGAGTGGGTGCAGCGGATGGTCGTCGTGCCGAACCCGCCCCGCCCCGTACCCGAGATCGGCTGGCTGGGCGTCGTGGCGATCGCGACCTACGTCGGCTTCGTGATCGCCAACTGGCGCATCGCCGTCCTGGTCTGCCTCTCGTTCCTCTCCTTCGGCGTCTTCGGCTTCTGGCAGGACTCGCTCGACCTCCTCATCGTCACCGGCATCTCGGTGGCCATCGTGATCCTCCTCGGGATGCCGCTGGCGGTCCTGGTCGGCACCAGCGCGCGGGCCAACAAGGTGATCACCGTGGTCCTCGACCTGATGCAGACGATGCCGACGTTCGTCTACCTCCTGCCGGTCGTCCTGTTCTTCGGCATCGGCGTGAGCGCGGCCGTCGTGAGCACGATGATCTACGCCCTCCCGCCGCTCGTCCGGATTGCCGGCTTCGGGATCCGGGAGGTACCGACGACCACGATCGAGGCCACCGACTCGGCCGGCCAGACCTACTGGCAGCGGCTGTTCAAGGTGCAGCTGCCGATGGCCCGCAAGACCATCATCGTGGGCCTCAACCAGACCACGCTGGCCGCGCTGTCGATGGCCACCCTGGCTGCCTTCGTCAACGGCCCGGGTCTCGGCAAGCCCGTGCTGGCCGGCCTGCGCATCAACGACGTCGGGGCTGCGTTCGTCCCGGGCGCGCTGATCGTGGTCATGGCCGTCATGCTCGACCGCACGACGACGGCGGCCAGCGAGCGATCCGAGAAGGTGGCCCGCGGCGGCGGCGGCAACATCCGGCAGCGGCGCATCCTCCTCGCCGCGGGCGGCGTCGGCACCCTCGTCGCCGTCTATCTCTCGCGCACCTACATCGGGCTCGCCGAGTTCCCCGTCTACACGATCGGCGACAAGGTGGCCACCGTCGTCAACGACGTCATGGACTGGGTCACCAGCACCTTCGGCGGGGTGACCGGCGCGTTCAAGGACTACGTGACGGAGTGGCTGCTCAACCCGATGCAGTCACTCCTGGCGGAGTCGCCGTGGTACGTCTCCTTCATCGGGATCGCCGCGCTCGCGTTGGTCTTCGGCGGTGCCCGGGCGTTCGTGTCCGCCCTCGTGTGCCTGACCGGCATCTGGTACTTCGACCTGTGGCACGACGCCATGATCACCCTCACCATGACGCTGGTCGCCACCGTGCTGGTGATGATCCTGGCCCTGGTCTTCGGGGTCTGGATGGCCCGCGACCGCAAGGTCGACCTAGGCATCAGACCCTTGCTCGATGCAGGGCAGACGATCCCGCCGTTCGTCTACCTGATCCCGGTGCTCGCCCTCTTCGGACCCTCCCGCTTCACTGCGATCGTCGCGGGCGTCGTGTACGCCGCACCCGCCGCGATCAAGCTGGTGGCCGACGGGGTCAAGGGTGTCTCACCCACGACCATCGAGGCGGGCCGATCGACCGGCCAGACGACGTGGCAGGAGATCACCAAGGTCCAGCTGCCGATGGCCAAGGGCTCACTCGTCCTCGCCACCAACCAGGGCCTGCTCTACGTGCTGTCCATGACCGTGATCGGCGGCCTGGTCGGCGCCGGCGCGCTCGGCTACGACGTCGTCTACGGCTTCTCGCGCAGTGAGGCGTGGGGCAAGGGCCTGGCCGCGGGCATCACCATCGTGCTGCTCGGCGTGATGCTCGACCGGATCACCCGGGCTGCTGCCGACGTCCGTCGTGACGACGGAGCCGGGCCGCGGCGGGCGTTCCACACGCGACTGCCGATCGGCTTCCCCGGCGACCGGAAGGTCGTCGAGACCTGA
- a CDS encoding aldehyde dehydrogenase family protein: MPELYVDGSWTSAAAGGRREIRCPADGSLVAEVDEAGAEDTEAAIAAAHRAFHDGGWSTTSGRERGDLLLRVADLLERDADEVSRMESLDTGKRFVESQYDVADVVSVFRHYGRVAAEDAGRVVDTGNADVVSRIVHEPIGVCGLITPWNYPLLQVSWKVAPCLAAGNTFVLKPSELTPHSAIHLMRLLAEAGLPAAVANLVLGAGASAGAPLSSDPRVDLVSFTGGLETGRAIMSTAAATVKKVALELGGKNPNIVFADADLEVALDFAMTAVFLHSGQVCSAGARLLVEESIHDSFVDALVERAGAIRLGGPFDDKAETGPLTSAAHRDKVEAYVARGIAEGAVLRCGGARPEDPALADGFYYLPTILDACTTGMSVTQDESFGPVLTVETFRDEDEAVRIANDSIYGLAGAVWTQDAGRAQRVAGRLRMGTVWINDYHPYVPQAEWGGYKQSGTGRELGQAGLDEYRETKHVWHNIRPVPQRWFGG; the protein is encoded by the coding sequence ATGCCTGAGCTGTACGTCGACGGGTCGTGGACGAGCGCTGCCGCGGGTGGCCGGCGCGAGATCCGGTGCCCCGCGGACGGCTCGCTGGTGGCCGAGGTCGACGAGGCCGGGGCGGAGGACACCGAGGCCGCGATCGCCGCGGCACACCGCGCGTTCCACGACGGCGGCTGGTCGACGACCTCCGGCCGCGAGCGCGGGGACCTGCTCCTGCGCGTGGCCGACCTGCTCGAGCGCGACGCCGACGAGGTGTCCCGCATGGAGTCGCTCGACACCGGCAAGCGCTTCGTCGAGAGCCAGTACGACGTCGCCGACGTGGTCTCGGTCTTCCGCCACTACGGGCGGGTGGCGGCCGAGGACGCCGGCCGCGTCGTCGACACCGGGAACGCCGACGTGGTCAGCCGCATCGTGCACGAACCGATCGGCGTGTGCGGCCTCATCACGCCGTGGAACTACCCGCTCCTCCAGGTCTCGTGGAAGGTCGCGCCGTGCCTCGCGGCGGGCAACACCTTCGTGCTCAAGCCCAGCGAGCTGACGCCGCACTCCGCGATCCACCTGATGCGGCTGCTGGCGGAGGCCGGCCTGCCCGCGGCCGTCGCCAACCTCGTGCTGGGGGCCGGCGCGAGCGCTGGCGCCCCGCTCTCCTCGGACCCGCGCGTCGACCTGGTCTCGTTCACGGGCGGGCTGGAGACGGGCCGGGCGATCATGTCGACCGCCGCGGCGACGGTGAAGAAGGTGGCCCTGGAGCTGGGTGGCAAGAACCCCAACATCGTCTTCGCGGACGCCGACCTCGAGGTCGCCCTCGACTTCGCGATGACCGCGGTCTTCCTGCACTCCGGCCAGGTGTGCTCCGCGGGCGCCCGGCTGCTGGTCGAGGAGTCGATCCACGACTCCTTCGTCGACGCCCTCGTCGAGCGGGCGGGCGCGATCCGGCTCGGCGGCCCCTTCGACGACAAGGCCGAGACCGGCCCGCTGACCAGTGCCGCCCACCGCGACAAGGTGGAGGCGTACGTCGCCCGCGGGATCGCCGAGGGAGCGGTGCTGCGGTGCGGGGGAGCGCGTCCCGAGGACCCCGCCCTGGCCGACGGCTTCTACTACCTCCCGACGATCCTCGACGCCTGCACGACCGGCATGTCGGTCACCCAGGACGAGTCCTTCGGCCCGGTGCTGACCGTGGAGACCTTCCGCGACGAGGACGAGGCGGTGCGCATCGCCAACGACTCGATCTACGGCCTGGCCGGGGCCGTCTGGACCCAGGACGCCGGTCGGGCGCAGCGGGTGGCCGGGCGGCTGCGGATGGGCACGGTGTGGATCAACGACTACCACCCGTACGTCCCCCAGGCCGAGTGGGGCGGCTACAAGCAGTCCGGCACCGGGCGCGAGCTCGGGCAGGCGGGCCTCGACGAGTACCGCGAGACCAAGCACGTGTGGCACAACATCCGCCCCGTGCCGCAACGCTGGTTCGGCGGATAG
- a CDS encoding formate--tetrahydrofolate ligase, producing MQSDIEIANAAVLRPIREIADETLGIAEEHLVPYGHHKAKVDIGYLTSLADRPLGKLVLVTALSPTPPGEGKTTTTVGLTDALHGLGHRTVACLREPSMGPVFGMKGGAAGGGWSQVVPMTDINLHFTGDFAAIAAANNLLAALIDNHVHHGNELDIDVRSVTWKRVLDTNDRALREVVVAMGGHANGFPREDGFDIVVASELMAIFCLTESWADLKSRIGDIVIGYDRSTKPVTARDLGAHGAMAALLRDALAPNLVQTLEGAPAFVHGGPFANIAHGCSSVMATRAGLRLADIVVTEAGFGADLGAEKFVDIKCRKSGLRPDVAVVVATVRALKYHGGVPLADLGTEDVAAVEAGMVNLRRHLANIRDVYGIPAVVAVNRFPTDTDREVSRVVELVADEGVQAFPATHFVDGGNGAKGLAEGVLASLAEPSPYEFSFTYDDDLSLTAKVEAIATRLYGAGLVTWDAKARRRLLRIERDGYAELPVCVAKTQYSFSTDPTSLGAPSGHELHVREVRLSAGAGFVVVVCGDMMTMPGLPRDPSAARIDLADDGTILGLS from the coding sequence ATGCAGTCCGACATCGAGATCGCCAACGCCGCCGTCCTGCGGCCCATCCGCGAGATCGCGGACGAGACGCTCGGCATCGCCGAGGAGCACCTGGTGCCCTACGGCCACCACAAGGCGAAGGTCGACATCGGCTACCTCACGTCCCTGGCCGACCGCCCCCTCGGCAAGCTGGTCCTGGTCACGGCGCTGTCCCCGACCCCGCCGGGCGAGGGCAAGACGACCACGACCGTCGGGCTCACCGACGCGCTCCACGGCCTGGGCCACCGGACGGTCGCCTGCCTGCGCGAGCCGTCCATGGGGCCTGTCTTCGGCATGAAGGGCGGCGCGGCCGGCGGCGGCTGGAGCCAGGTCGTGCCGATGACCGACATCAACCTGCACTTCACCGGCGACTTCGCCGCGATCGCCGCGGCCAACAACCTGCTCGCGGCCCTCATCGACAACCACGTCCACCACGGCAACGAGCTCGACATCGACGTCCGCAGCGTGACGTGGAAGCGCGTGCTCGACACCAACGACCGCGCCCTGCGCGAGGTCGTCGTCGCCATGGGCGGCCACGCCAACGGCTTCCCCCGCGAGGACGGTTTCGACATCGTCGTGGCGTCGGAGCTGATGGCGATCTTCTGCCTGACCGAGTCGTGGGCCGACCTCAAGAGCCGCATCGGCGACATCGTCATCGGCTACGACCGCTCGACGAAGCCCGTCACAGCGCGCGACCTAGGTGCGCACGGCGCGATGGCGGCGCTGCTCCGCGACGCGCTGGCGCCCAACCTGGTGCAGACGCTCGAGGGTGCCCCGGCCTTCGTGCACGGCGGCCCGTTCGCCAACATCGCCCACGGCTGCAGCTCGGTGATGGCGACCCGCGCCGGGCTGCGGCTGGCCGACATCGTCGTGACCGAGGCCGGCTTCGGCGCCGACCTGGGGGCGGAGAAGTTCGTCGACATCAAGTGCCGCAAGTCCGGCCTGCGGCCCGACGTGGCCGTCGTCGTCGCGACGGTGCGAGCCCTGAAGTACCACGGCGGCGTGCCCCTCGCGGACCTCGGCACCGAGGACGTCGCCGCGGTCGAGGCCGGCATGGTCAACCTGCGCCGCCACCTCGCCAACATCCGCGACGTCTACGGCATCCCCGCCGTCGTCGCGGTCAACCGCTTCCCCACCGACACCGATCGGGAGGTCTCGCGGGTCGTCGAGCTGGTCGCCGACGAGGGCGTGCAGGCCTTCCCCGCCACGCACTTCGTCGACGGCGGCAACGGCGCGAAGGGCCTCGCCGAGGGCGTGCTCGCCTCGCTCGCGGAGCCGTCGCCGTACGAGTTCTCCTTCACCTACGACGACGATCTCTCGTTGACGGCGAAGGTGGAGGCGATCGCCACCCGGCTCTACGGCGCGGGGCTGGTCACGTGGGACGCCAAGGCCCGCCGCCGGCTGCTGCGCATCGAGCGCGACGGCTACGCCGAGCTCCCGGTCTGCGTCGCCAAGACCCAGTACTCCTTCTCGACCGACCCGACGTCACTGGGCGCGCCGTCGGGCCACGAGCTGCACGTGCGCGAGGTACGCCTCTCCGCCGGCGCCGGGTTCGTCGTCGTGGTCTGCGGCGACATGATGACCATGCCGGGCCTGCCCAGGGACCCGTCGGCCGCACGCATCGACCTCGCCGACGACGGAACGATCCTCGGCCTCAGCTGA